DNA sequence from the Parasphingorhabdus cellanae genome:
GACGGTTATCGATGATCTCTAGATGTCCTTCGACAGGCTCAGGACGAAAGGTTGATGATATGAGTGGGTTGGCTGAAAGAGCTGGCCTTTAAACGTCGAGATTCGCCACATTCAGTGCGTTGTCGACGATAAATTCCCGCCGAGGTTCGACAACATCGCCCATCAGTTTGGTGAATATCTCGTCGGTTACGTCCGCTTGTTCGACCGTCACCTGCAGTAGGGAACGCACTTCGGGATCCAGCGTGGTTTCCCACAGCTGTTCCGCATTCATTTCGCCAAGCCCCTTATAGCGCTGGAAGGATAAGCCTTTGCGTCCGGCAACCAATACCGAGTCCAGTAACTCGGACGGACGCGTGATCAGCGTACCTTCTGAGCCAATGCCGTCTTTATCGTCGACGTCTTCCGCTGACGCTTTCACCAGACGGCTGCTGGTCGCATAGGTCGCACTCTGTTCAGAGGCGAGGCTGTGCAATTTGCGCGCCTCCGCGGATTCCAGGAATTTGGCTTCGATGATATGATGGTCGGTGACCCCCCGCCATAGCCGCTCGAAAAGATAGCCACCTTCTTCGGAAACGCTGCCCGACCAGCGGCCTTCCTCGTCTACGGCGTCCATCCATGCCGCAGCGGCCTCCACAGCGGCTTGCCGCTCGGAGGGGCCATGTGCGGGATTGAGTGCGCCGGTCAGCGCCATCGCTTCGACAATGGTGCCATCATAACGGCGCGGAACATAGGCCATGAGCGAACGCATGCGCCGGCCATGTTCGACCAGACTGCGCAGGTCTTCGCCCGATCGCGCACCTTCGTTCGTCTGCAAAATCATGCTCTGCAGGCCAGCATCAACCAGATATTGGTCCAGCGCATTATCGTCTTTCAGATAGACCTCGCTCTTGCCTTTGCCGACTTTATACAGCGGTGGCTGGGCGATGTAGAGATGCCCGTTTTCAACAATCTCTGGCATTTGCCGATAGAAGAAGGTCAGCAGCAAGGTCCGGATATGCGCGCCATCGACGTCAGCATCGGTCATGATGACAATCTTGTGATAGCGCAGCTTTTCAATGTTGAAATCTTCGCGCCCAATACCCGTGCCCATCGCCTGAATTAGCGTGCCGACCTCTTTGGAGGATAGCATCCGGTCAAAGCGCGCACGCTCGACGTTCAAAATCTTACCTTTGAGCGGCAGGATCGCCTGATAATGCCGGTCGCGGCCCTGTTTGGCGGAGCCACCAGCGGAATCACCCTCGACCAGGAAGAGTTCGGATTTCGCCGGATCGCGTTCCTGACAGTCGGCCAGTTTGCCGGGCAGGGAAGCAATATCCATCGCACCCTTACGCCGCGTCAGCTCACGCGCTTTCTTGGCCGCTTCACGGGCCGCAGCGGCGTCGATCACTTTTTGCACCACCATCGCGGCATTTTGCGGGTTTTCTTCCAGCCATTCCGCCAGCTTGTCCGCCATCAGACTTTCCAGCGGCTGACGCACTTCGGAGGATACCAGCTTGTCCTTGGTCTGTGAGCTGAACTTCGGATCCGGCAATTTGACCGAGACAATGGCAGTCAGGCCTTCGCGCATGTCATCGCCGGTCAGTTTGACTTTCTCTTTCTTGAGCGCGCCAGAGCTTTCGGCATAGTTATTCAGCGTCCGGGTTAGCGCCGAGCGGAATGCCGCCAAATGGGTGCCGCCGTCGCGCTGTGGAATATTGTTAGTGAAACACAGCACATTCTCATAATAGCTGTCATTCCATTCCAGCGCGACGTCGATGGTAACATCATCGCGCTCGCCATGAATCGCAATCGGATCAGGAACCAGAGCGGTTTTGTTCCGGTCAAGATACTGAACAAAGGCCGCAATGCCGCCTTCGTAGAACAAATCGATTTCCTTGGCTTCCTCGCTCCGCTCGTCACGCAGCAAGATATGGACGCCGCTGTTCAGAAAAGCGAGTTCGCGATAGCGATGTTCGAGCTTTTCAAAGTCAAATTCGGTAATCTTGAACGTGGCGGGAGACGGGAAGAAAGTTACCCGCGTCCCCTTCTTACCATTGGCATCGCCAATGACTTCTAGGCTGCGCACAGCATCGCCAAATTCAAAGCGCATATTATGCTCTTTGCCATCGCGCCAGATATTGAGTTCCAGCCATTCGGACAAGGCATTAACCACCGACACACCCACACCGTGGAGGCCGCCAGAGACCTTATAGGCGTTGTCGTCTGACGTATTTTCAAACTTTCCGCCCGCGTGGAGCTGGGTCATGATGACCTCTGCCGCACTGACGCCTTCTTCTTTGTGCATGCCAACAGGAATGCCGCGGCCATTATCTTCCACAGAGACGCTGCCGTCGGCGTTTAGGGTGATCAGAATCAGGTCGCAATGACCAGCGAGAGCCTCGTCAATTGCGTTATCCGACACCTCAAACACCATGTGGTGCAGGCCCGATCCATCATCAGTATCACCAATATACATTCCAGGCCGTTTGCGAACCGCATCAAGCCCTTTGAGGACCTTGATGGAATCGGCGCCATATTCGTTTTTATTGGAAGTATCGGGAGCCGTTTCCGGGCTATCCGGGGTGTCATTTTCTGTGTTTTCACTCATATTTTTCTTTTAGACCTTTAGGCCTTGAAACCCAAGAGATTTGTTAGAAAATGAGATATTATATTCCTTGTTTTACAGGTGCTTAATTCGCTTTCGATGATGCCTATTGATAGCATCTATTCTCGTCGATGAAATGCTGGCCTAGAGCCTGATTTCATAAGGAGAATACCAAATGAGTAATCCCGCTGATATCGTGCCTTTTGCAAAGACAATGGGCATCAAGATCACAGAAATGACCAAGGAAAAAATCCTTGGTGAAATGCTAGTGCGGCCTGAAATATGTACTGCCGGTAATGGCCGCGAAACGCCATCTATCCATGGCGGTGCAGTGATGACGTTCGCTGATGTATTGGGTGCTTTTGGCGGGTTTGCGAATCTGCCAGAGGGAGCGAATGGTACGACCACATCCGAAAGCAAGACCAATTTCCTGAACGCGGCGCCAGAGGGGCAGATTGTTTATGGCGAGGCTGTGCCTTTGAAAGTGGGAAAGCGGCAGTCTGTCTGGCAGTCGCGATTATCGCTTGAAGACGGGACATTGGTTGCTGTGGTGACCCAGACCCAGATCGTTCTGTAGGCCAATTGATCATTCGAATCTTTCCAAATGCCCGCAACATGGTCTAGACCATGGACATGATGAGAATTCTATTCCCCGCTGCGTTAATCTGTTTCGCTGCCAGTGCCTGTTCCGAAACCACCCAGGTCAGCGATGACTTGCAGGAAAGTCAGACCGATGCGTCCAATCCCACCGGCCGGACCGAGCGGGTCGGCGCTAATCCCGGTGAACGGCCTGTCCGCATTGGCGAAGGCGGCCCGCGTTTTGATGCGTGTCAGGCGATGGGACGCGTGACGGGTCTGCGTCAGGCCGATCTGGATGTTCTTATTGCGCCATTTGATGCGGCAGAGCGTAAGGCAGGATTGTCGGCCGGACAATTGGTCCACATCTGCACCCGCAGTCATGACCAGCAATGGTTGGGGATTGTCTATGACGATACGGCACCAGCGGAAGGCGACAATCCGGCAGCCAATGGATCTCAGGATTGCGGCGTCTCCTCTCCGGTACGGTCCAAACGAAACTATGACGGTCCCTGCAAAAGCGGCTGGGTCGAAAGCACGTTTGTGAAACTGGTAGCCGGTTAGTCTGACGCCGCGCCCTGATTCTTAAAGACTAGTTATTCTGTATCGATCTTTCGATATCCTTGATCGACGAGTTGATCAAAGTCTTGTCCATTTCCAAGACGATCTTGTCGGTGACTTCCTTGTGCAAAAGCGGCCGCATTTCGCCAAGGCTGCCGGGGTCAGCGGCCAAAACCAAGCTGTCAAACTTTCCGTTATTGGAAAGGTCATAAAGATGATGGGCAAGCTGTTTCGAAAATGTTGCTTCATCTGTTTCCCGGGCGGAGGAATCCGGCACAAAAGAACCAGATGGTCCCTCTGAAGCCAGATTTTTTGGATTGATGGTCCCCTCAGCCCGCAATTTGATTTCATCATCTTTGCCGACATTCCGATAGAGCTTGGCTTCGGCTCCGGTCGCAACAACGACCAGACAATCCGTTGGGATGGTTGAATTTGACATTAAATTTCCTTTGTTTGGGAGAGTGAATGTGGTCGGAGGTTTTAAACACCATAGATTATACGCTTTGTTCCGCGGGTTGTTCCGGCATTGGAATGGCGACGTTGCGGAGCAGGGTGCTGGCGGTCAGGTCGCCGGCAACATTGACACTGGTGCGGCTCATGTCGAGCAGCCGGTCGACGC
Encoded proteins:
- the gyrB gene encoding DNA topoisomerase (ATP-hydrolyzing) subunit B: MSENTENDTPDSPETAPDTSNKNEYGADSIKVLKGLDAVRKRPGMYIGDTDDGSGLHHMVFEVSDNAIDEALAGHCDLILITLNADGSVSVEDNGRGIPVGMHKEEGVSAAEVIMTQLHAGGKFENTSDDNAYKVSGGLHGVGVSVVNALSEWLELNIWRDGKEHNMRFEFGDAVRSLEVIGDANGKKGTRVTFFPSPATFKITEFDFEKLEHRYRELAFLNSGVHILLRDERSEEAKEIDLFYEGGIAAFVQYLDRNKTALVPDPIAIHGERDDVTIDVALEWNDSYYENVLCFTNNIPQRDGGTHLAAFRSALTRTLNNYAESSGALKKEKVKLTGDDMREGLTAIVSVKLPDPKFSSQTKDKLVSSEVRQPLESLMADKLAEWLEENPQNAAMVVQKVIDAAAAREAAKKARELTRRKGAMDIASLPGKLADCQERDPAKSELFLVEGDSAGGSAKQGRDRHYQAILPLKGKILNVERARFDRMLSSKEVGTLIQAMGTGIGREDFNIEKLRYHKIVIMTDADVDGAHIRTLLLTFFYRQMPEIVENGHLYIAQPPLYKVGKGKSEVYLKDDNALDQYLVDAGLQSMILQTNEGARSGEDLRSLVEHGRRMRSLMAYVPRRYDGTIVEAMALTGALNPAHGPSERQAAVEAAAAWMDAVDEEGRWSGSVSEEGGYLFERLWRGVTDHHIIEAKFLESAEARKLHSLASEQSATYATSSRLVKASAEDVDDKDGIGSEGTLITRPSELLDSVLVAGRKGLSFQRYKGLGEMNAEQLWETTLDPEVRSLLQVTVEQADVTDEIFTKLMGDVVEPRREFIVDNALNVANLDV
- a CDS encoding PaaI family thioesterase, with translation MSNPADIVPFAKTMGIKITEMTKEKILGEMLVRPEICTAGNGRETPSIHGGAVMTFADVLGAFGGFANLPEGANGTTTSESKTNFLNAAPEGQIVYGEAVPLKVGKRQSVWQSRLSLEDGTLVAVVTQTQIVL
- a CDS encoding host attachment family protein gives rise to the protein MSNSTIPTDCLVVVATGAEAKLYRNVGKDDEIKLRAEGTINPKNLASEGPSGSFVPDSSARETDEATFSKQLAHHLYDLSNNGKFDSLVLAADPGSLGEMRPLLHKEVTDKIVLEMDKTLINSSIKDIERSIQNN